A single Salmo trutta unplaced genomic scaffold, fSalTru1.1, whole genome shotgun sequence DNA region contains:
- the LOC115181927 gene encoding zinc finger protein 239-like, translating to MPPEKRVPERPSKHLKKHQRKPTRKKSHHCSDCGKRFTSSTDLKRHQRIHTGEKPYSCDRCGKSFTTSSQLTIHQRIHTGEKPYHCADCGTSFVSSQYLKSHKRTHTIAKPYHCSDCGKCFVSSQYLKSHQKTHTGEKPYSCDQCGKRFSHSSNLMVHLRTHTGEKPYCCDQCGKSFTSSSQLTIHKRTHTGDKPYHCSDCGKSFVSSQYLKSHQKTHKGEKPYSCDQCGRSFTHSSNMISHQRTHTGEKPYSCDQCGKRFTQPNILIAHQETHTGEKSYSCDYCGKNYASKRALIKHQKIHA from the coding sequence aacacctcaagaaacaccagcggaAACCCACAAggaagaaatctcaccactgctctgactgtgggaagagattcacctcttcAACAGACCTTAAAAGACATCAGAGaatccatacaggagagaaaccatatagctgtgatcggtgtgggaagagttttactacatctagccagctgactatacaccagagaatacacacaggagagaaaccttaccactGCGCTGACTGTGGAACAAGTTTTGTTTCTTCCCAATATTTAAAatcacacaagagaacacacacaatagcgaaaccttaccactgctctgactgtgggaagtgttttgtttcgtcacaatatttaaaatcacaccagaaaacacacacaggagagaagccttatagctgtgatcaatgtgggaagagatttagtCACTCAAGCAACCTGATGGTACATTTGAGAacgcacactggagagaaaccttattgctgtgatcaatgcgggaagagttttacttcatctagccagctgactatacacaagagaacacacacaggagataaaccgtaccactgctctgactgtggaaagagttttgtttcatcccaatatttaaaatcacaccagaaaacacacaaaggagagaagccttatagctgtgatcaatgtgggaggagttttactcacTCAAGCAAcatgatatcacaccagagaacacacacaggagagaaaccttatagctgtgatcaatgtgggaagaggtttactCAGCCAAACATCCTGATAGCCCaccaggaaacacacacaggagagaaatcttatagctgtgattaCTGTGGCAAGAATTACGCTAGTAAAAGagctctgattaaacatcagaaaatacatgcatga